The Candidatus Eisenbacteria bacterium genome window below encodes:
- a CDS encoding pyridoxine 5'-phosphate synthase, with protein sequence MTTELSVNVDHVATLRQARGGGEPDPVEAAVQALDAGASGVTVHLREDRRHIQDDDVARLRALRRGILNLEMALTEEMVGIAVALRPDRATLVPERRQELTTEGGLDLNRDPARVREGCARLKQAGITVSLFLDPDPKTIHAAQGMGAVIVEIHTGAYANAWGTAAAERELARIRAAALELERLKIEPHAGHGLNVKNVGPLLKIYPFPEMSIGHSIIARAVFVGMAQAVREMMESLRRA encoded by the coding sequence ATGACGACCGAGCTGAGCGTCAACGTCGACCACGTCGCCACGCTTCGCCAGGCCCGCGGCGGAGGCGAGCCGGATCCTGTCGAAGCCGCGGTGCAAGCCCTCGACGCGGGCGCTTCGGGCGTCACCGTCCATCTTCGGGAAGACCGGCGTCACATCCAGGACGATGACGTGGCCCGTTTGCGAGCGCTCCGCCGGGGAATCCTGAACCTCGAGATGGCTCTCACCGAGGAGATGGTGGGAATCGCGGTTGCGCTGAGGCCCGACCGCGCCACGCTCGTTCCCGAGCGGCGGCAGGAGCTGACCACAGAGGGCGGCCTCGATCTCAACCGCGATCCGGCCCGGGTTCGCGAAGGCTGCGCGCGGCTCAAGCAGGCGGGGATCACCGTGAGCCTCTTTCTCGATCCCGATCCCAAGACGATCCATGCGGCGCAGGGCATGGGCGCCGTCATCGTCGAGATTCACACCGGCGCCTACGCGAACGCCTGGGGAACGGCGGCCGCCGAGCGCGAGCTCGCGCGAATCCGGGCCGCGGCGCTCGAATTGGAGAGACTCAAGATCGAGCCGCACGCCGGGCATGGGCTCAACGTGAAAAACGTCGGGCCGCTCCTCAAGATCTACCCCTTTCCTGAAATGAGCATCGGGCACTCGATCATCGCGCGCGCGGTCTTCGTGGGCATGGCCCAGGCTGTTCGCGAGATGATGGAATCGCTCCGGCGCGCCTAG
- a CDS encoding TatD family deoxyribonuclease — protein sequence MIDSHAHLGRPEFDSDREEVLSRAVSAGVSFVVEAGTDAESSRRAVDLSRRHPHVRAAVGMHPCDVREGREAEMKEIEALAREPEVVAIGETGLDFHWKENAPPDVQERFLRRHIAISRETGKPLVLHHRKAAERVAEILEEEGSLPAGGSFHCFAGDLKLARRVLAMGFKIGVGGSSTFKKSPLPAILRELDLADVVLETDSPYLAPMPHRGKRNEPAYLALVLDQLAGSLGVAPGALEEATDAASRSLFRL from the coding sequence TTGATCGACTCCCACGCGCACCTGGGACGGCCCGAGTTCGATTCGGACCGCGAGGAGGTGCTCTCACGGGCGGTTTCCGCCGGCGTGTCGTTTGTGGTCGAGGCGGGTACCGACGCCGAGTCGAGCCGGCGCGCGGTCGACCTTTCGCGAAGGCATCCCCACGTGCGCGCCGCGGTCGGGATGCACCCCTGCGATGTTCGCGAGGGCCGCGAGGCGGAGATGAAGGAGATCGAGGCGCTCGCGCGCGAGCCGGAGGTCGTCGCAATCGGCGAGACCGGGCTCGACTTCCACTGGAAGGAAAACGCGCCGCCCGACGTTCAAGAAAGGTTCCTGCGGCGGCACATCGCGATCTCGCGGGAGACGGGAAAGCCGCTCGTGCTCCACCACCGCAAGGCCGCCGAGAGGGTCGCGGAGATTCTCGAGGAAGAGGGCTCGCTACCCGCCGGGGGGAGCTTCCACTGCTTCGCGGGGGACCTCAAGCTCGCCCGTCGCGTGCTCGCGATGGGGTTCAAGATCGGAGTGGGAGGCTCGTCGACATTCAAGAAGAGCCCCCTGCCGGCGATTCTCCGCGAGCTCGACCTGGCCGACGTCGTGCTCGAAACCGATTCCCCCTATCTCGCTCCCATGCCTCATCGGGGCAAGCGAAACGAGCCCGCCTACCTCGCTCTGGTCCTCGACCAGCTTGCGGGGTCGCTCGGGGTCGCGCCGGGGGCGCTCGAGGAAGCCACCGACGCGGCCTCGCGAAGCCTCTTCCGTCTCTAG
- a CDS encoding divergent polysaccharide deacetylase family protein, which produces MARKKRGPPRKSRRAPSRGLLIGIVVVLTGVTVLLARTHAPIPRIRPTPPRTEDAGAKPLIVDSDWDRFRLRIESEYLRNVRGGDRAGLLRLTSRTLRGALEEIGIDKSRIEERTAAPAAATTDDNAAGASLGPSRAPIQWHIQVPRRASLYKINDALTQAMLLLGGNVIRGVERPGPLAGVLLDLRLGFGKQVTHSIVVEPSEAVADRGAQIALIVTDLDQSPVAVYRSFLKSPVLFSVALRPDKPEAARIGREVRLENHEVLLHLPMEPKGYPRVDPGKDAILLDLSRIEIEDRITRCLSEVGPVQAVVSRLGSAALNDPDVVRAVLDELKRRDLPFIDAHVSGPSMVEEIGEETGARTLTVAATLDGDRAAASAVRDRIKEIVASAVQHGSIVVVVRPSTLVLDILQSELPRIKAQGVELVPISRVAL; this is translated from the coding sequence TTGGCTCGCAAGAAACGCGGTCCCCCGCGCAAAAGTCGCCGCGCGCCCTCGCGCGGGCTCCTCATCGGCATCGTCGTGGTGCTCACAGGGGTCACGGTGCTCCTTGCGCGTACCCATGCCCCGATCCCGCGTATCCGCCCGACACCGCCTCGGACCGAGGACGCAGGCGCGAAGCCGCTCATCGTTGACTCCGATTGGGACCGTTTCCGTCTCAGGATCGAATCCGAATACCTGCGCAACGTCCGGGGCGGAGACCGCGCGGGGCTCCTTCGTCTGACGAGCCGCACGCTCCGGGGTGCCCTCGAGGAAATCGGCATCGACAAAAGCCGGATCGAGGAGCGCACAGCCGCGCCTGCCGCCGCAACCACCGACGACAATGCAGCCGGAGCTTCGCTCGGCCCAAGCCGCGCGCCGATTCAATGGCACATCCAGGTGCCGCGCCGCGCCTCGTTGTATAAGATCAACGACGCGCTCACCCAGGCGATGCTGCTTCTCGGCGGCAACGTCATCCGGGGCGTGGAGAGACCGGGGCCGCTCGCGGGTGTGCTCCTGGATCTCCGTCTTGGGTTCGGCAAGCAGGTCACACATTCGATCGTGGTCGAGCCGAGCGAGGCGGTGGCGGACCGGGGTGCCCAGATCGCGCTCATCGTGACCGACCTCGACCAAAGCCCGGTCGCGGTCTATCGTTCGTTTCTCAAGAGCCCGGTCCTGTTCTCCGTGGCGCTCCGGCCCGATAAGCCCGAGGCCGCGCGGATAGGCCGGGAGGTGCGCCTCGAAAACCACGAAGTCCTCTTGCACCTGCCGATGGAACCCAAGGGCTACCCCCGCGTCGATCCGGGCAAGGATGCGATCCTTCTCGATCTTTCCCGCATCGAGATCGAGGACCGGATCACGCGATGCCTGTCCGAGGTCGGCCCGGTGCAGGCCGTCGTGAGCAGGCTCGGGAGCGCCGCGCTCAACGACCCGGACGTCGTACGGGCGGTCCTGGACGAATTGAAGCGGCGCGATCTCCCCTTCATTGACGCGCACGTCTCGGGGCCCAGCATGGTGGAGGAAATCGGGGAGGAAACTGGAGCGCGCACGCTCACCGTCGCGGCGACCCTTGACGGCGACCGCGCGGCGGCATCCGCGGTGCGGGATCGGATCAAGGAGATCGTTGCGTCCGCCGTGCAGCACGGCTCGATCGTCGTCGTGGTGAGACCGAGCACGCTCGTGCTCGATATCCTGCAATCCGAGCTGCCGCGGATCAAAGCCCAAGGCGTGGAGCTGGTGCCGATCTCGCGGGTGGCGCTCTGA
- the metG gene encoding methionine--tRNA ligase, giving the protein MRGPRHETRGRRERQRSQASVSHFGKLMAKFYITTAIDYVNNPPHLGTAYEKIAADTIARYKRMAGFDTRFLMGNDEHSINVEKAARERGMEPKEYCDRMAEVFQAVWKRLDISYDDFIRTTEPRHVRGVQALFRAISAAGDVYKGKYEGHYCISCERFYPEKDLVDGKCPIHKTVPQWVSEENYFFRLSAYGPKLLEHYRANPEFIVPETRRNEIVNVVESGLEDISVSRASIAWGIPFPNDPSHTVYVWFDALINYITGVGYPDTNGDYSRYWPADLHVIGKDITRFHCVIWPAMLLSAKLPLPKTVLGHGWVQFQGEKLSKSLGNIVNPLEIVDRWGADALRYYVLKEVPLFRDGDFTWELFIDRYNADLANDWGNLFTRTVSMVHRYRGGRVAAAGPIEGLGDTIASAVRDYIEAMERYEIEKGIEAVWSVIRRANRLVEEKAPWNLAKDPGRAAELDALLATLVTALQHAALLLYPVMPAKAREVWATLRLTPSIEKVRLPAAGALLPAPASGEPLGPSKPLFPRIER; this is encoded by the coding sequence ATGCGGGGCCCGCGGCACGAAACCCGGGGACGGAGAGAGCGTCAAAGGAGCCAAGCTTCAGTTTCCCATTTCGGAAAATTGATGGCGAAGTTCTACATCACCACCGCGATCGATTACGTCAACAACCCTCCCCACTTAGGCACCGCCTACGAGAAGATCGCGGCCGATACCATCGCGCGGTACAAGCGGATGGCCGGGTTCGATACGCGCTTCCTCATGGGAAACGACGAGCACTCGATCAACGTCGAGAAGGCCGCGCGCGAGAGGGGGATGGAGCCCAAGGAATATTGCGACCGGATGGCCGAAGTGTTCCAGGCGGTCTGGAAGCGGCTCGACATCTCCTACGACGACTTCATCCGGACCACGGAGCCCCGCCACGTCCGAGGCGTGCAGGCTCTCTTTCGCGCGATCTCAGCTGCCGGAGACGTCTACAAGGGAAAATACGAGGGCCACTACTGCATCAGCTGCGAGCGCTTCTATCCGGAGAAGGATCTCGTGGACGGGAAATGCCCCATCCACAAGACCGTGCCGCAGTGGGTGAGCGAGGAGAACTACTTCTTTCGTTTGTCCGCATACGGGCCGAAGCTTCTCGAGCATTACCGCGCCAATCCCGAGTTCATCGTCCCTGAAACGCGCCGGAACGAAATCGTGAACGTCGTCGAGAGCGGTCTCGAGGACATCTCGGTCTCGCGCGCGTCGATCGCGTGGGGGATTCCCTTCCCGAACGATCCGTCTCACACGGTCTACGTCTGGTTCGACGCGCTCATCAATTACATCACGGGAGTCGGCTACCCGGATACGAACGGCGACTACTCGCGCTATTGGCCCGCGGATCTCCACGTGATCGGTAAGGACATCACGCGGTTTCACTGCGTGATTTGGCCGGCGATGCTTCTGAGCGCCAAGCTCCCGCTCCCCAAGACGGTGCTCGGCCACGGATGGGTGCAGTTTCAGGGGGAGAAGCTCTCGAAATCGCTGGGGAACATCGTGAACCCGCTCGAGATCGTGGATCGGTGGGGCGCCGACGCGCTCCGTTATTACGTGCTCAAGGAAGTTCCGCTTTTCCGCGACGGCGATTTCACCTGGGAGCTTTTCATCGACCGATACAATGCCGACCTCGCGAACGACTGGGGGAATCTCTTCACGCGCACGGTGTCTATGGTCCATCGCTACCGCGGTGGCCGGGTCGCCGCGGCCGGCCCGATCGAAGGCCTGGGCGACACGATCGCGTCCGCGGTTCGGGATTACATCGAGGCGATGGAGCGGTACGAAATCGAGAAAGGGATCGAGGCGGTCTGGTCGGTCATCCGCCGCGCGAATCGTCTGGTCGAGGAGAAGGCGCCCTGGAATCTGGCGAAAGATCCTGGCCGCGCGGCCGAGCTGGACGCGCTGCTCGCGACGCTCGTGACCGCGCTCCAGCACGCGGCGCTTCTTCTCTATCCGGTCATGCCCGCCAAGGCACGCGAGGTGTGGGCGACGCTGAGGCTCACGCCCTCGATCGAGAAGGTTCGGCTGCCCGCCGCGGGGGCACTGCTCCCCGCCCCCGCATCCGGTGAGCCGCTCGGTCCCTCGAAGCCCCTCTTCCCCCGGATCGAGCGTTGA
- the rsmA gene encoding ribosomal RNA small subunit methyltransferase A — MRGRSGSRRGRSRKPPTRPREASSVSRAGRRGAGRRGAPPSASSATSGVPARLRDLGVRPSKRLGQNFLCDPRVARRIADWIEDPLEPIVEIGPGLGALSIELASTGRPFVAVELDFRLAEHMEEELRPFPKARVVRGDILDRPVGALIPEAGQVTVVGNLPYSITTPALEWILGQKERVGRALLMVQREFAERLTAKPGSKEYGSISVFVGLNAHIKRCFRVSPGAFYPRPEVDSTVLEVTPRPYPGTSAEEREAASRMARAAMGARRKTLANALARGLGLAAGEARALLEEARLDPDRRGETLSIPEFAALARAWIGRGRPGGDG; from the coding sequence TTGCGGGGTCGCTCGGGGTCGCGCCGGGGGCGCTCGAGGAAGCCACCGACGCGGCCTCGCGAAGCCTCTTCCGTCTCTAGGGCCGGCCGAAGGGGGGCGGGCCGGCGCGGTGCGCCGCCGAGCGCTAGCTCCGCCACGTCCGGCGTGCCCGCGAGGCTCCGCGATCTGGGCGTGCGCCCGAGCAAGCGGCTGGGGCAGAATTTCTTGTGCGACCCGCGGGTCGCCCGGCGGATCGCCGATTGGATCGAAGATCCGCTCGAGCCGATCGTCGAGATCGGCCCGGGGTTGGGCGCGCTTTCAATCGAATTGGCCTCTACTGGCCGCCCTTTCGTCGCGGTAGAATTGGACTTCCGCCTGGCAGAGCACATGGAAGAGGAGCTTCGCCCCTTCCCCAAGGCGCGCGTCGTCCGGGGCGACATCCTGGACCGCCCGGTCGGCGCGCTCATTCCCGAGGCGGGACAGGTGACCGTGGTCGGGAATCTCCCTTATTCGATCACGACGCCCGCGCTCGAGTGGATCCTCGGGCAGAAGGAGCGCGTCGGAAGGGCGCTCCTCATGGTGCAGCGCGAATTCGCGGAGCGCCTCACGGCCAAGCCGGGTTCGAAGGAGTACGGTTCCATCAGCGTGTTCGTCGGCCTGAACGCCCACATCAAGAGATGCTTCCGTGTCTCGCCCGGCGCGTTCTATCCCCGCCCCGAAGTGGACTCCACGGTGCTCGAGGTCACGCCGCGTCCCTATCCCGGCACGAGCGCCGAGGAGCGCGAAGCCGCGTCGCGGATGGCCCGGGCCGCGATGGGGGCGCGGCGCAAGACCCTCGCGAACGCGCTCGCGCGCGGGCTGGGGCTGGCGGCGGGCGAGGCACGCGCGCTTCTCGAGGAGGCGAGGCTCGATCCGGACCGGCGCGGCGAGACGCTCTCGATCCCGGAATTCGCGGCACTCGCCAGGGCGTGGATCGGCCGGGGCCGGCCGGGAGGTGATGGATGA